From Pongo pygmaeus isolate AG05252 chromosome 1, NHGRI_mPonPyg2-v2.0_pri, whole genome shotgun sequence, one genomic window encodes:
- the GNG5 gene encoding guanine nucleotide-binding protein G(I)/G(S)/G(O) subunit gamma-5, with the protein MSGSSSVAAMKKVVQQLRLEAGLNRVKVSQAAADLKQFCLQNAQHDPLLTGVSSSTNPFRPQKVCSFL; encoded by the exons ATGTCTGGCTCCTCCAGCGTCGCCGCTATGAAGAAAGTGGTTCAACAGCTCCGGCTGGAGGCCGGACTCAACCGCGTAAAA GTTTCCCAGGCAGCTGCAGACTTGAAACAGTTCTGTCTGCAGAATGCTCAACATGACCCTCTGCTGACTGGAGTATCTTCAAGTACAAATCCCTTCAGACCCCAGAAAGTCTGTTCCTTTTTGTAG